The following nucleotide sequence is from Campylobacter coli 76339.
TAAGTTACAAATTGCAAAGGATTATAAACACCTTTTAAATGTGGATGTTTGCCTAAAAATAGATAAAATTTAATCTGTTCTATCCATAACTTTGGATTAAGCGCATCCACTATACTGATACGCTCTTTACGACTTATCCTATCAAAAAAGAAAAGGTAAACTTTAAAAATCACACAAGCAATCAAAACAAAACCTATAGCTTGATGCACCATTCTGTATTTGGCTTGCATGAAATTAACCGGTTCGCCATTGCTTATAGGGTTTTGAAAAACATAAGAAAGATAATATCCTGTTATAACCAAAACCACTATAGCAAAAGCTCTTACCCAATGTGTTAAACGCAAACCTATGCTAAATTCATATTCAGCCTTTCTTTGCAATTTTTCTTCTTTATTTTGCATAAAAGCCCCTTTATAAACTCGCGTTTACTTTGTATTCGCTTAGATTATTTCCCTTAGTATCCATTACATGCACCGCACAAGCTATGCAAGGATCATAAGAGTGAATTTTTCTGATGATTTCAAGTGGTTGTTTTACATCAGCGATTTTTAATCCTATCAAACATTGCTCATAGCTTCCACCTACACCACTAGCATCTTTTGGACTTGCATTCCAAGTAGAAGGAACAACTGCTTGCCAATTTTCTATCACTCCGTTTTTAATCCTACACCAATGACTTAGCGTTCCGCGTGGCACATGCCCCATATAGCGTCCTTTGTATTCTTTAGAATTATCAATCACATAAGGCGCACAAGTACTTTGATCTACTTTTAAATTTTCAACCAAATTATCAAATGCTCTTAAAGCATTGTTAGCCACAATTTTTGCTTCCAAGCAACGCGTAGCAGTTCTTCCAAGAGTGCTAAATACAGCATTTAAAGGAAGTCCTGTTTCTTTTAAAAACTCATCCACCACAGGAACAACATTTTTATTGCCTTTAGCATAATTTACAACGATATTAGCCAAAGGTCCTACTTGCATAGGATTTCCTTCATAGCGCGGAGCTTTAATCCAGCTATATTTACCCTTAGTATCAAATACTTTAGAATGTACAGTTTTTCCATGATGATCTACGCTTTCACCCTCTATAAGTCCTGTATAATTTGGATTTGTTTTACCCTCATAAGGATGTAAAGGTTCATTGTCTGCATACCAAGAATGAGTCGCTTCTTCAGTGATTTTATCTTCTTCTACTTCATATACCTTGCTTAAATCTCCATTTTTAATGATTCCACTTTCAAATAACCACTCATCTCTACCAAGCTGGAATTCTTGGAAAGTGTAAAGATTGTTTACGCCTATATCATTTAATACACTGGCTTCATTCGCATAAGCTTTTCCTGCCATAACAAGATCAGGATAATAAGCACGGTTAACAAATTCTTGCACTTCTTTGAATTTTTCCATATATTCACCCATTCTAGCAGGGCTTAACAAATCCATAACACAAGTTACACCACCCACAGTTAAGCTTTGCGGATGAGGATTTTTAGCACCAAAGATAGCCATACATTGAGCTACAATTCTTTGAATTCTTAAACACTCTAGATAATGTGATAAAACGATCAAATTTTGCTCTGGACTTAAGCGATAAGTCGGATGACCATAATAAGCATTTGCAAAAGGCCCTAAATTTCCTTTATCTACAAAGGTTTTAAGTCTTTGTTGTACTTCAAGAAGTTTGTCTGCTCCTGTTGCATAAGGCATTGAAGTATATTTAAAAGCCTCATCGCTTGCTTTTTTAACATCAGCACTTAAAGCACTTACTACATCCGCCCAATCAAGCCCATGAAGTTGATAAAAATGCACGATATGATCGTGTAAGAAAAGCGCTGCATTCATCAAGGTTCTTGTTAAAAGCGCATTTAAAGGCGGAGTAATACCCAAAGCATTTTCAACCGCAACTATACCTGCTTTATAGTGAGAAAAAGTACAAACACCACAAATTCTTTGCGTCATAAAACCCGCATCTCTTGGATCGCGTCCTTTAACAATGGTTTCAATACCACGCCATAAAGTAGAACCTGCATAAGCTTCTTTAACCACATTGTTATCATCAACAACAACTTCAACCCTTAAGTGTCCTTCTATTCTTGTAATTGGATCTACTATTATCTTTTGACTCATGTATTTTATTCCTCATTTTTTTTCATAGATGCGATCACCGCATGTGCTGCAATAGCAACGCCCGTAAGCGTTAGAACACCTATGCCTATTTTATCCGATACATTATCAGCCCCTAGCCCAAAAACGGTGTCAAATTTACGACTTGCCATAGGCTCTTCAAAAGGCCCCATGGTATCCCAGAAATTTGGCTCAGAACAACCTATACAGCCATGTCCTGCTTGAATAGGCCAAGAAGTGTGCTGATTAAATCTTTCTCTAGAACAGTTATTGAAGGTATAAGGTCCCTTACAACCCACTTTATAAAGACAATAACCATTTTTTGCACCCTCATCACCAAAGCTTTGTACAAATTCACCCGCATCAAAATGTCCGCGTCTTTCGCAAAGATCGTGAATTCTTAAACCATAAGCCCATTTTGGTCTATTGTAAACATCAAGTGCAGGCAATTCACCAAAAAGAAGATAGTGTAAAACATTGCCTACTATATTTTTTTCACTTGGTGGACAACCGGGTACATTGATAACCGTTTTACTTGTTACCTTACTTAGAGCTTGAGCATTGCTTGGATTTGGTCTTGCGGCTTGAATTCCACCAAAGCTCGAACAGGTTCCTATCGCAAAAATAGCCAAAGCATTTTCACTCGCTGCCTTAGAAAGCTCATATCCTGTCTTTCCGTGCGGTCCTATAGTTAAAAAATGCTCAGTATCTCCCATAGGGATACCGCCTTCAACCATTAAAATATATTTGTTTTTATATTTTTCGATAGCGCTTTCTAAATTTTCTTCAGCCTGCCAACCTGCTGCAGCCATAACAGTTTCATGATACTCTAAAGAAATATAATCAAATATCAAACTATCGATAGTTGGAGTATCACTTCTTAATAAACTCTCACTACAACCCGTACATTCAGCCATATGAAGCCAAATCACAGGAAGTCTGTCTGCAAGTTCTGCAGCTTTTGCTACCATAGGAGTAAAGCTTGCTGGCAATGCCAAAAATGCTGTCATTGCTCCCGCCCATTTCATAAAATCTCTTCTAGTAAAGCCGGATCTTTCTAAAGCTTTTGGTATAGAATTTTCAGGATTTAAAGAAGGAAGTTTCTCAAGTGCACCTAAACGGGACTCTATTTGATTATAATCAATCATTGAAATTCCTTAATTAATGTAATTTGTTCCACTTAATAATAAAATAAAGCAAATTAAAAATGTATTAAAATTTAAATTTCAATAGAAAAATATAAACAAAACTTAAAGATGTATTAATAAAAGCTAAAAAACTATATCCCTTTCTTCAGCTTGCGAATCAAAAATCTTGCAGGATGTATGCAAGGAATAAAATTTTTAAATATCCCCAAAGGCTCTTTATTAATCAAAGCACAAAGATATCTTGCAGCTAAAACAGAGCTGCTAAAAGCTCTTGAACCATGGGCAAAATTAAGATATAAATTAGGGATATTTTGAGGCAAGGTCTGTGCCTTGTTTTTTGTCCACAATAAGGCTTTATATTCTTGCTTATAAAAAGCTTCATCATAAGCTGCTCCTACAATAGCAAACCTATCGCTAGAATAAGATCTAAAACCCACTCTAGATCCTTTGATGATAATTTCTTCATCGCCTTTTAAAAATTCTTGTATATTTTGCAAATTTTCTTCATCATCAGTTTTTTGTGGATGTGGGTTTGAATTAAGCCTATCATAACTTGCACCAATGACTTGTAAATCTCCATCGCTAGGACAAATATAAGCTTTTGAAGAAAGAGCAAATGCATTATCTAAAAAAGGTTTTAGATGAGTAACCTGTCCTCTAACCTTACTTAAAAGCATTCCATCATAAACTAAAAAATCCTTAGTATCAGCACCCATAGCATAGATCAAAATGTCAAAATCTTGGATTGCTTTTTGGTTTTTAAAATGCAAAGTAAATTTGTCTTCTTGGTATTGAAAAAAATCATATTTGTGATTAAAATACATTTTTGCCTGACTTTTTTCAAAAAGCGATTGTAAAATTTCTTTAGGCTTGATGTGTCCGCCATCTTCTAAAAAAGCTTCATTCTTGTCAATCTTAAATAAAATATTATCTTTTTGGCTTATAAAACGCTCTTGCATTAAAGGAGTATGAGCAAATTCTATCACTCCATTTAGTTTTAAATTTAAAATTTGCTTATAAAAACGACTCGCCTCGATAAAAGCAAGTTGAGAAAATTCACCCAAAGCAACATCAGGTTTTAAAATCAAAGAGCTTAAAATTCCACTTTCATTACCACTTGCACCACATCCTAAACTATCATTTTTTTCAAAAACGCTGACTTCAAAATCACGCAAAGAAAGCTCATAAGCCAAAGTCGCACCACATATTCCCGAGCCTATAATGGCTACTTTTTTGTTTTTGTATAAACTTGGAATTCTTTGAAAATAAGCTTCTTTATCTAGGGCTAAATGTTCTTTGCGTAAAAAAGCTTTGATCATCTCTCGCTTTCTAAAACCTTTAGTTTTTTGAACTTCAAAGCCATGTTTTATAAGATTTTTCTGTAAAATACTCGAAGCAGAAAAGGTGCAAATTTGAGTATCAATCTTTGAAAGTCGAGCAACTTGAGCTATAAAATTCTCATCAAACATAGCTAAATTTTTACTCGGAGAAAAACCATCTAAAAACCAAACATCAGCGTTAAAATCAAGCTCACTAAGAACAGCAATATCATTAAAGATTAAATCCAAAAAGCAGTCTTTAAAATAAAAGCGATAATACCCTTTTTTAGCCTTAGGATAAAACTCTAAGAAAGATTCTAAAATTTCTTTAAATTCATCATAAAATCCAAGCCTTTGATAAATTTCTCTAAGCTTGTCTTTTTCGATATAAAAACCCTCAACACTGATATAAAATAATTTTTTAGGACGCTTTTTTATTTGAAGAAATCTTTTAAGGGTTAAAAAGAAATTAAGCCCTATACCAAAACCACTTTCAGCTATGATAAATGTATCATTTTCTTTAAATTCAAAAGCCTCACTATAAACAAATTTACTCTCGTTTAAACCATCTTTTGAGTTAAAATAAAAATCATCAAAGTCTAAAGAAAATGGAGTATTGTCTTTAAAGATTAAATTAGCTTTTTTCATCTATTGTTGTAAAAATAATTCTCCACACCATCAGCTATACCCTTAACCAAAGTGTCTTGAAAACTTTTATTTGCGATTCTTTTTCCTTCACTTGGATGAGTAATGTATCCGATTTCTATCAAAATAGCAGGCATTTGAGCCCCAACAAGAACCCAAAAAGGAGCTTCTCTTACTCCACCATCGACTATCCTATATTTCTTGCGAGTTTGGGTTAAGATATTTTTTTGCACATCTATAGCAAGTTTGTTTGAAGCTACAATCTTTTCTCTGTTTAAGAAATTTAAAATACTTTGTTTTGAAAAATAATTGATCTCTTCAAAATCACCCTGATTTTCTTTTTCAGCAGCTTTTTTACTTCTTTCACTTCTAGCAGGACTTAAGAAAAAAGTTTCCACACCCTCACTACTTTTTGCCTTGGATGCACTAGGTGCCGCATTTGCATGGATAGATATAAACAAATCCGCTCTTTTATCATTAGCATACTTTGTTCTATCTCTAAGATTGATAAATTTATCTGAACTTCTTGTATAAAGTATCTTGTAACCGCGTTTTTTAAGCTCATTTCCAAGCTTTAAAGTCGTACTTAAAACCACATCTTTTTCTTTTAAACTGCCCTTTTTATCACTTAAAGCACCACTATCCTTACCTCCGTGTCCAGCATCAAGCACTATGATCTTATCGGACTTAAATTTAGAATTTAAAACATTTTTACTAGTGGTTTTTGAAGTACTTTTACTTGAAGTAGAAGCACTTTTACTTACACTATTGCCAAAACCTAAAGTCAAACTTTTATCATCTAAATCTTTAAAAAGCTTAAATTCTTTAGTTGAGCTGAGCACAATACGAACTGTTTTTGGATTATACTGAGTAACCGTTACAGCATTTTGTCCAAAGCTAAAGTTCTTACGACTACCCTCTAAAATTCCTTGAAAACTCACTACTTGTCTAAAGTATTTTTGATCTCTTGTAGTAAAGCTTGTGATATCTTGTTCATCGAGTTCATCGCTTAAATTTAAAACAACAGCATTAGAAATTTTATCCACATCTAAAATATATAAAGGATCGTCTTTTGCCGGTGCTTTTTTAGTGCTTGTTTTAGTTTCTTGAGTTTTAACCTGTTTAGGCTCTTGTTTTGTGACTACTTTTTTACTTTCTTGTTTTACTACTGTCTTGGGTGCCTGCTTACTAGGAGCACTTTTTTGTGCAATTAGTGATTTTTTAGAAATCTTTATCTTTTCATCTTCAAAATCAAAGTCTATAGAAATTTTTTCCTTAGCATAGACAACGATACGGATCATCTTTGGATTAAACTGCGAAATCACTATACGATAATCATCAAATTTATATTCTTTTCTTCCGCCTTCTAAAACACCTTCAAAGTCGCTGATATAGCGATAATTTCCCTTTTCATCTAAGGCAAAACTTTTTATATCCTCTTGTTTTAAATCAGTATTTAGATCAAGCACTACCCCTTGGCTTGTTTTGTTTGATTTTAAAACATAAACCTTATCTACTTTTTCTGCTTGTTGGGGCTTATCGTTTTGCGTTTTTGCACTCTCTTGTTTAATTTGCTGGGGTTTTGGAGTATTTTTAGGAGGATTAAAGCTAGAAAGCTCAACATTTTTAGCTTCGGGTTGGAGTTTTTGCTTATCTTTAACAACTGCTTTTCTTAAAGCATTGATACTAGCTTCGCTTACTCCACTTTCTTCTAGCTCATTTGCATAAGATTTATCATCCAAATTTAAAGCATTAGAGCTTATAATCAATCTCTTTAAAATTTCGATTTTAGTTTTTTCATCTTCATTGATCACGCTTTGTATATAAAGACTTTTTAGCTGATGATGAAATTTAACTTGAGCATCATTTTTTGACATGATGAAATTCTTATCAAAATTAGCAAGTTCATTTTCATATGCTCCAAAACAAATGCTAAAAAATGCGATACAAAAAACTAAAATTCTAAGCATTATTCACCGTTGACAAGTTTATCTATAAGTTCTTTAACACTGATTAATTTTTCTAAACGGTAGCCGTTAGCCCCTGTAAAAAACAATCCTGTTTCTTTTTTTCCTGACCATGCATCAAAAAGCCTATCGGCTATACAATAGCCCACCTTTGTCGCTTCCTTACCTCGGCCACACGGTGCTACACAGTTACTGATACAATTGATCTTTGGCCCCATTCTTTTATCGACTAAATCAAGTAAATTAGTCCTTACTCCTCTTGCAGGATATCCTACTGGGGATTTGATAAGTTCTATATCTTCTTCTTTGCATGCAAGCAATACACTTTTAAACTCATCGCTCGCATCGCATTCAAAAGTTCCTATAAAACGAGTTCCCATTTGAACCCCGCTAGCACCTAAAGAAATGGCATTTTCTATATCTTTCTTATCCCAAATTCCACCCGCTGCAATCACTGGAAAAGAACCCCAATTTTTTGCTTCTTCAACCACAGGTGCAATTAAATTTTCAAGTTGATAATTAGGATCTAAACATTGCTCGTAAGTAAAACCTTGATGTCCTCCACTCTTAGGTCCTTCAAGTACAACAGCATCAGGCAGACGGTTATATCTACTTTGCCATCTTTTGCAGATGATTTTTAAAGCTTTAGGTGAAGAGATGATAGGTACTAAAGCAACATCAGGGAAATCTGCTGTAAATTCAGGCAAGTTAGTAGGAAGTCCTGCACCCGAAACTATAATATTAAAACCCACTTCACAGGCATCACGAGCGATTCTTGCATAATCATTGCTTGCACATAAAATATTACAACCCAAAGGCGCATCACCGCAAACTTTTCTTGCGTTATTTATCAAAGTTTGCAAGCCTTCTCTTGAATAAAAATTTTCACTGCCATAAGGCTTAGCATTCAGCTCTTTACTGATATGGGTGCGGTTTTCATAGTATCCTGTTCCAACAGATGAAATGATACCAAGACCACCATTTAATGATACAGCCGAAGCCAACTTATCCCAGCTTATACCAAGCCCCATTCCGCCTTGAAAAATAGGATATTTTATAGTGTGTTTTCCTATTTGAAGAGATTTTAAACTCATATATTCACCTTTAATTTTGCAAATTTTCTCTTACCTACTTGTAAAATATACTCCCCTACGCTAAGTTGCATTTGTTCATCACTTACTTTTTGTGAATTTACACTCACTGCATTTGCATTGATACTTCTTCTTGCTGCAGAGGTAGAATTTTCCAAACCACATTCTACTAAAGCCTTAGCAAGCCAAATTTCGCCTTGTATCTCAAATTCTTTTATATCGCTTGGCAAAGCATTTCCACTATGCACGCTGTCAAATTCGGCTTTTGCAGCTTTAGCACTTTTTTCATCATGAAAACGCGTAGTAATCTCTAGTGCTAAGTTTTCTTTAGCAAGTTTAGGATGTAAACTACCACTAGAAATTTCTTTTTTCATATCTTCAATTTCTTCCAAGCTTTTAGTGCTTAAAAGCTCGTAATAACGCCACATTAACTCATCGCTAATACTTAAAATTTTAGCATACATATCATTAGCTTTTTCTGTGACACCGATATAATTTCCCAAGCTTTTACTCATTTTATTTACACCATCTAAACCTTCTAAAAGAGGCATCATCATCACAGCTTGTTCTTTTCCGGTATTGTAAATTCTTTGCAGGGTTCTTCCCATTAAAAGATTGAATTTTTGATCCGTTCCGCCCATTTCTATGTCACATTTTAAAGCTACACTATCGTATCCTTGAAGCAAAGGATATAAAAATTCACATATAGAAATAGGACTTTGCTCTCTAAAACGCTTTGTAAAATCATCGCGTTCTAGCATTCTTGCCACACTAAAGGTTGAAGTAAGTTCTACTATCCCAGCAGCTCCTAGTTCATTAAGCCATTGAGAATTGAATTTTAACTGTGTCTTTTGTGGATCTAAAATCTTAAATACCTGCTCTTCGTAAGTCTTAGCATTTTTTAATACTTGTTCTTTATCAAGTTTTTTGCGCGTAACACTTTTTCCGGTAGGATCGCCAATTTGTCCTGTAAAATCACCGATTAAAAATTGGACTATAGCTCCGTGTTTTTGCAAGTATGCCATTTTTGTTAAAACCACACTATGTCCTAGGTGCAAATCAGGTGCAGTAGGATCAAAACCCGCTTTTACGAAAAAATTTTCGCCCTTTTCGTAATAATTTTTGATCAAATTTTCAATTCTTTCTTCATCGATGATTTCTGCACACCCTCGTTTGATTTCCACAAGTATATTTTTTATATCCATTTTCTACCTTTTAGTTTAAGCTTCTTTATAAGCATCATTTAATGAAGTAAAATCTAAAATTTTACAATAAGATTTCAACCTATCTCGGACATTGTCAGGATTTATATTGTCAGGAATTTCTATCGTGATTTCAAAATAATCCACCACGGTATTAGTATCACTTGACAAATTAATCGTTAATAAATTAATCTGCATTTTAGCTAAAACTGCCAAAAACTCTGCTAAAACTCCTTTTTTATTTTCCAAAGAAAAGATTAATTTATACGATTTGGGTACATTAGAATCCCATTTAATCAAAACCATGTCTTTGTTATTATCTATCATTTTATCCGCTCTATCGCAGAGTTTATGATGGACTATGGCATTTCCATTCTCGATAAATGCAAGCACCGCATCGCCTCTTTTTGGATGACAACAATGATCAAAGTCTACATTGGCAACTTTATGATTTGAATATAGCAAAAAGTTTCCAATTTTTTGCTCTTTGATTTCATATTTATCAAACCAATAAGATTTTTTAGCATATTTTTTAAGCCCGTTAACCATGTCTTTTAAATAAGCACTATCACTAGCTACCTGTCGTATACGCCTACCCAAATTCTCTTTTTCAATCCAGCTTTCTATCTTGCTTTTATCTACGCCAAAAATGAAGCTTAGCATATTTATCGCACTTAAAAGATTGATTTCCCTCATTTTTTGCTTACAAAATTCTCTTATGCTTGCTTTTGCTTTTCCTGTTTTTACACTGTCAATCCAAGAACAACGATAGAATTTATCATTAGAAGTTACAACCCGCACTATATCTCCATTTTTAAGCTCGGTTAAAAGAGGAACTTTTACACGGTTAACATAAGCACTTTTTGCATGAAGCCCTACTTTAGTATGCACTTCATAAGCAAAATCAAGCACAGTAGCCCCTCGCGGTAGGGTAAAAATTTCGCCCTTTGGAGAGTAAACGGCCACATCTTCCACATAAAGACTGTCTTTTGCATACTCATAAAGTTCAACGGCATTATAATCTTCTGCATTTTCAAGATTGTTTGTGCTTTGCATTGAAATATCAGTAAGCCAATCAAGTCGTGGAGCTACAACGCTTCCGTCCTCTTTGTATTTCCAATGCGCAGCTATACCAAATTCAGCAATTTTATGCATATCAAAAGTACGAATTTGTGCTTCGATAATATTTTTCGTATCAAAAAGAGTGGTGTGTATCGTTTGGTAACCATTTT
It contains:
- a CDS encoding Enoyl-[acyl-carrier-protein] reductase [FMN], producing the protein MSLKSLQIGKHTIKYPIFQGGMGLGISWDKLASAVSLNGGLGIISSVGTGYYENRTHISKELNAKPYGSENFYSREGLQTLINNARKVCGDAPLGCNILCASNDYARIARDACEVGFNIIVSGAGLPTNLPEFTADFPDVALVPIISSPKALKIICKRWQSRYNRLPDAVVLEGPKSGGHQGFTYEQCLDPNYQLENLIAPVVEEAKNWGSFPVIAAGGIWDKKDIENAISLGASGVQMGTRFIGTFECDASDEFKSVLLACKEEDIELIKSPVGYPARGVRTNLLDLVDKRMGPKINCISNCVAPCGRGKEATKVGYCIADRLFDAWSGKKETGLFFTGANGYRLEKLISVKELIDKLVNGE
- a CDS encoding N-acetylmuramoyl-L-alanine amidase, producing the protein MLRILVFCIAFFSICFGAYENELANFDKNFIMSKNDAQVKFHHQLKSLYIQSVINEDEKTKIEILKRLIISSNALNLDDKSYANELEESGVSEASINALRKAVVKDKQKLQPEAKNVELSSFNPPKNTPKPQQIKQESAKTQNDKPQQAEKVDKVYVLKSNKTSQGVVLDLNTDLKQEDIKSFALDEKGNYRYISDFEGVLEGGRKEYKFDDYRIVISQFNPKMIRIVVYAKEKISIDFDFEDEKIKISKKSLIAQKSAPSKQAPKTVVKQESKKVVTKQEPKQVKTQETKTSTKKAPAKDDPLYILDVDKISNAVVLNLSDELDEQDITSFTTRDQKYFRQVVSFQGILEGSRKNFSFGQNAVTVTQYNPKTVRIVLSSTKEFKLFKDLDDKSLTLGFGNSVSKSASTSSKSTSKTTSKNVLNSKFKSDKIIVLDAGHGGKDSGALSDKKGSLKEKDVVLSTTLKLGNELKKRGYKILYTRSSDKFINLRDRTKYANDKRADLFISIHANAAPSASKAKSSEGVETFFLSPARSERSKKAAEKENQGDFEEINYFSKQSILNFLNREKIVASNKLAIDVQKNILTQTRKKYRIVDGGVREAPFWVLVGAQMPAILIEIGYITHPSEGKRIANKSFQDTLVKGIADGVENYFYNNR
- a CDS encoding Quinone-reactive Ni/Fe-hydrogenase small chain precursor, with product MIDYNQIESRLGALEKLPSLNPENSIPKALERSGFTRRDFMKWAGAMTAFLALPASFTPMVAKAAELADRLPVIWLHMAECTGCSESLLRSDTPTIDSLIFDYISLEYHETVMAAAGWQAEENLESAIEKYKNKYILMVEGGIPMGDTEHFLTIGPHGKTGYELSKAASENALAIFAIGTCSSFGGIQAARPNPSNAQALSKVTSKTVINVPGCPPSEKNIVGNVLHYLLFGELPALDVYNRPKWAYGLRIHDLCERRGHFDAGEFVQSFGDEGAKNGYCLYKVGCKGPYTFNNCSRERFNQHTSWPIQAGHGCIGCSEPNFWDTMGPFEEPMASRKFDTVFGLGADNVSDKIGIGVLTLTGVAIAAHAVIASMKKNEE
- a CDS encoding tRNA (5-methylaminomethyl-2-thiouridylate)-methyltransferase / FAD-dependent cmnm(5)s(2)U34 oxidoreductase, coding for MKKANLIFKDNTPFSLDFDDFYFNSKDGLNESKFVYSEAFEFKENDTFIIAESGFGIGLNFFLTLKRFLQIKKRPKKLFYISVEGFYIEKDKLREIYQRLGFYDEFKEILESFLEFYPKAKKGYYRFYFKDCFLDLIFNDIAVLSELDFNADVWFLDGFSPSKNLAMFDENFIAQVARLSKIDTQICTFSASSILQKNLIKHGFEVQKTKGFRKREMIKAFLRKEHLALDKEAYFQRIPSLYKNKKVAIIGSGICGATLAYELSLRDFEVSVFEKNDSLGCGASGNESGILSSLILKPDVALGEFSQLAFIEASRFYKQILNLKLNGVIEFAHTPLMQERFISQKDNILFKIDKNEAFLEDGGHIKPKEILQSLFEKSQAKMYFNHKYDFFQYQEDKFTLHFKNQKAIQDFDILIYAMGADTKDFLVYDGMLLSKVRGQVTHLKPFLDNAFALSSKAYICPSDGDLQVIGASYDRLNSNPHPQKTDDEENLQNIQEFLKGDEEIIIKGSRVGFRSYSSDRFAIVGAAYDEAFYKQEYKALLWTKNKAQTLPQNIPNLYLNFAHGSRAFSSSVLAARYLCALINKEPLGIFKNFIPCIHPARFLIRKLKKGI
- a CDS encoding Quinone-reactive Ni/Fe-hydrogenase large chain — protein: MSQKIIVDPITRIEGHLRVEVVVDDNNVVKEAYAGSTLWRGIETIVKGRDPRDAGFMTQRICGVCTFSHYKAGIVAVENALGITPPLNALLTRTLMNAALFLHDHIVHFYQLHGLDWADVVSALSADVKKASDEAFKYTSMPYATGADKLLEVQQRLKTFVDKGNLGPFANAYYGHPTYRLSPEQNLIVLSHYLECLRIQRIVAQCMAIFGAKNPHPQSLTVGGVTCVMDLLSPARMGEYMEKFKEVQEFVNRAYYPDLVMAGKAYANEASVLNDIGVNNLYTFQEFQLGRDEWLFESGIIKNGDLSKVYEVEEDKITEEATHSWYADNEPLHPYEGKTNPNYTGLIEGESVDHHGKTVHSKVFDTKGKYSWIKAPRYEGNPMQVGPLANIVVNYAKGNKNVVPVVDEFLKETGLPLNAVFSTLGRTATRCLEAKIVANNALRAFDNLVENLKVDQSTCAPYVIDNSKEYKGRYMGHVPRGTLSHWCRIKNGVIENWQAVVPSTWNASPKDASGVGGSYEQCLIGLKIADVKQPLEIIRKIHSYDPCIACAVHVMDTKGNNLSEYKVNASL
- a CDS encoding Tyrosyl-tRNA synthetase translates to MDIKNILVEIKRGCAEIIDEERIENLIKNYYEKGENFFVKAGFDPTAPDLHLGHSVVLTKMAYLQKHGAIVQFLIGDFTGQIGDPTGKSVTRKKLDKEQVLKNAKTYEEQVFKILDPQKTQLKFNSQWLNELGAAGIVELTSTFSVARMLERDDFTKRFREQSPISICEFLYPLLQGYDSVALKCDIEMGGTDQKFNLLMGRTLQRIYNTGKEQAVMMMPLLEGLDGVNKMSKSLGNYIGVTEKANDMYAKILSISDELMWRYYELLSTKSLEEIEDMKKEISSGSLHPKLAKENLALEITTRFHDEKSAKAAKAEFDSVHSGNALPSDIKEFEIQGEIWLAKALVECGLENSTSAARRSINANAVSVNSQKVSDEQMQLSVGEYILQVGKRKFAKLKVNI
- a CDS encoding Quinone-reactive Ni/Fe hydrogenase, cytochrome b subunit, giving the protein MQNKEEKLQRKAEYEFSIGLRLTHWVRAFAIVVLVITGYYLSYVFQNPISNGEPVNFMQAKYRMVHQAIGFVLIACVIFKVYLFFFDRISRKERISIVDALNPKLWIEQIKFYLFLGKHPHLKGVYNPLQFVTYVFFYIVMVGIILTGLILYTHTYHEGLGGLLYEVLRPLEAALGGLADVRTYHRILMWVILIFVPVHIYMAFFNAIKGKDGAIDAIVSGYKFIKEEKN
- a CDS encoding GTP pyrophosphokinase , (p)ppGpp synthetase II / Guanosine-3',5'-bis(diphosphate) 3'-pyrophosphohydrolase, which gives rise to MKTVDEELLLEKLIEDIKNCRDLTRAKELLFSICQEDAIVEKAVDYCIKSHEGQIRKSGEPYAVHPILVACLVAFLSENKASILAALLHDVIEDTQCTEEELRDQFGSEVLKLVLGLTKIVEIREDNLIPSKSKKSLTKSALTFRNMLLASIEDVGVLVVKLCDRLHNMLTLDALRPDKQKRISEETLVVYAPIAHRLGISSIKNYLEDLSFKYLMPDEYKLIDNYINSNDQQMQLGLNEFISKIELLFLSNGFRQGSFQIQKRIKHSYSIYLKMQRKGVGIEEVLDLLGVRILVENVSDCYLALGVLHTNFNPLVSRFKDYIALPKQNGYQTIHTTLFDTKNIIEAQIRTFDMHKIAEFGIAAHWKYKEDGSVVAPRLDWLTDISMQSTNNLENAEDYNAVELYEYAKDSLYVEDVAVYSPKGEIFTLPRGATVLDFAYEVHTKVGLHAKSAYVNRVKVPLLTELKNGDIVRVVTSNDKFYRCSWIDSVKTGKAKASIREFCKQKMREINLLSAINMLSFIFGVDKSKIESWIEKENLGRRIRQVASDSAYLKDMVNGLKKYAKKSYWFDKYEIKEQKIGNFLLYSNHKVANVDFDHCCHPKRGDAVLAFIENGNAIVHHKLCDRADKMIDNNKDMVLIKWDSNVPKSYKLIFSLENKKGVLAEFLAVLAKMQINLLTINLSSDTNTVVDYFEITIEIPDNINPDNVRDRLKSYCKILDFTSLNDAYKEA